The genomic interval CCTGGTAACCCAAATATGTTGGCAAGTTTGATCACGTACGCTGTTGCTACgcctaaaaatataaatattcaaaatgtatGGTTTTGATGTTTTACAGATTGGTCAGGTGGTATTGATACAGTTCCGTTGCTTACCAATACCTTTATCCAATACATAAAGAGAGAAATATTTGCAATAAACATACAGGGAATCAACAAACGTACAGATTTCTTAAATGAAATGACAATACATCTCAAAAACAAAACTTACAAACTAAAATTAGATAagattaacaattaaaacaattgttcAGATCTTAATATAGATTAATTGCTTAGAAATAACTATTTTCATTGCATaaagaacaaaaaatatttgcagTTAAATACAGGAATCATCAAACATACACAAAAGTTATAGTTTGATTGCTAaaccataattttgtcaaatcttATAGAAAAACTTGCAGAAAACATTCTAGGAATATGCAAACATAAGCACTTCTAAATATAACAATGGTAACATGTGAACAGTATAGCCACTCACCTGAATTATCATGCAGATAGATCTCCATGATCTGTGCCTCATTTCTCCAGGCCACACTGATCTGGTTCCAAACGTTGATCACAAGTGGTAGACCGGTGAAGTAATTCTTTGATTTGGTGTGCACAACCAACTGGTTGGTAAGGTCATGGTTGAGTAAGAACACATAGTCATTTCCATTATCAAATGTCCATAGAACACCGCCCTTAGCTTTAGGCTTGACATGCAGTTCAAGGGTGAAATCCGTCTGGGGTAGAGACATTTCTGATACAGATATGCCCTGGCCTTTGCTGAATTCATAGCAATTCTTTGAGAGTGGTGAAATGTATATTTCCTCAATGATGTTCATGAAgtttgtatttgtataactgGAGTCTTGTAAGTACACAGAAAGTGTTTCTGATGTATGTGGAAGCTGACAATTGGCAGGCACAGGCTGGTTTGTACATATTGTCTGCCTTGTTACACCACTGCACAGTGTTGAAGTGATTGACGTCTCTGTTTTGCATGATGTTACAATGCCATCTAGTTCGGACTGTAGAGCATCCCATTCGACTCTGGTTAGAGAGATTGTCACAAGGAGACGTTCACTTATAGATGAAATCTTTATACCAATAGCAGAGCCTGTTATACTTATTTGCAGCGTTGTCTGTGACATCAAGTTTACTTGCAGATTTCCTAAAGTTAACTTATTGTACAAAACCAATGGTGAATCTTCAGTCATTATCTCCACACTTGGCCCAATGCTGTTGTAGGCCTCATGGCTTATGTAGTACGACTTTCCTTGATGTTCAATGACAACTCCAATTAGGCAGGAATGCAGGAGTGTTTGAGAGGAGCAAACAGCGAACCTTGCATACAGATGAATATCTAAACTCTGTACCATCATGAGTCGGAAGTAACCAAGGTCTGTTACGTCGATTGCTGTGCCATCAAACATGAATACTTGTCCTAGAAGATTCACCTGTGCGACAAGGATGTTGCTATTGTTACCTAAGGGATCATATCCTGCTTGCTTCAGAAGCGTGCAATCGTTACCGGTCCATCCTTCCTGACATGTGCTGCAGCTGGCGCCGCTAAACCTGCCTGTGCACTGACATGCTCCACTGGTATCGCAAACTCCCTTTCCACTGCAAGGGCTAATCACTCCCCCAGGGCATACCGAATCACACTTTGTACCATAATATCCATAGTGGCATACGCAATTTCCATTCCCATCAGAATTACCAAATGCACAGTCACTACATTTCTGACTGAGCCATCCAGGGAGTGTGACGTTTAGGCTGGCTATCTTGTCATACAGGCTTGACACATCGCCTCCCGTGACTTTACACACAGAAGCAAAGTCCACCATTGACATGGTTGTGTCAGAGGAATTACCAGAGATGGAAGCTGTTATCATACAGTTGTTCTTGTACCACCACTTGATGACATTGGAGATGTGTTGACAACTTGAGCGAACAGCAGTGTCCTCAAAGAATGTGGTGCATAGTGTTTCAACAACTGGGTCAATGTCATTGGTTGTGTATCGTACTTTCTCAACCACTCGGACATTTTTCAACTCAAGGTCTGATGTCATCCAGGTTGGAGATGTCCAGGGTGATTTAGGCATCATCAGATTATTTCCATAAATATCCTCAAATGCTACTGTTCCTACACCCTCAGTAAGGGTGGCCAATATGGACAGTTCAGATGAAAAACCAGACACTTTGACGTTTAGCATATGTGCCTGATAAATTAACGTATGAGGAATGGGTGTGTTCCAGACTGAGAATTCATTAATCAATCCGACAAAAGGAGTTGCATTGTACCGGTAGCTTGTTTCCAGTACAGGAATGTATTCACCCAGCATAACAGTTCCACCTGACTGGAATATACCGGGACACGCTAGGTTAACGATGCCATGAGTTATCTGAGACTCGATGCTGAAGTGGTACACATCTATATTGTTTGTTGTCAAATTGAATGTCAGAATAAGTTGGTTCCACTCATTCTGTTCTGGCATAGTGGAGGTAGTGACGATCTTGTTACCATACTGTATTTTAAGTGGAGCAGAATTGTGAATGGTGAAAGAAGTATCTTTTCCATAAGAAATTATGAAACCTCCGAATGAAGATGGCTTCCAATATAACGATATGCTAAAATCATTATTACCAAATTCTTTGTTTGCTGGATAGGTTACAGGTTTTGTCAGAATGGAGGTCTGGTTGAAACTGAGAGCAAACCCAATTGTTGTTGGAGAATTTTGTGATGGTACACCCAATGCAGTAAGGATTATGCTGTCATCTAGACGGAAATTGCTGACTATGTGTGCGTTTATTTGATCTTCGGTCATCGACGCATAGCTCATGGATGAACTACAATTTCCAAATATTCCCCATGCAGTATTACAAACTGATTGAACAGCATGTACTGAAGCTTGCAAGAACAGTTCTTGTACCAACACTGTCATGGTAACCGAACCCAAGGTTGTGGCTTTAACAGAAATTTCAGTGAGAGATGATTGGTCAATTCGAATGTTGCTGCCTATAGTTACTGACTTGTTGCTCATTGTGTATTTTTGTCCATCAATATAGATTTGTGGAGCATACCCCTGTCCTTGAGGGGCAATAACTACACTATTTGTTGCAGTCTGCAGCGACACGGCCGCTACACATGATCCATATTCACAGTTTACTTGGTACACATCAATTTCTACTCCCAACTGGGTTTGTTTAAACAGAACGAATACACCTATGTACCCGATGAATGATATCTGCTGTCCACCGAAGGTCATGAAGAAGCCATTGCTAGAAACAGCAGCTATCTTGTCAGAATCTTTCGAAAGGGATGTTGTAGACAGAATGGTGCATTCTGGACCTACCATGTTGCTGCAACTTCCACAGCTGGTGTCTCCAGCCCAGTTCCAATAACACTTGCATGTTCCATTCGATAGACAATCTCCGTGGCCATTGCATGGATTTTCAGAGCCCCCAGGACATGCGCTGTCACACAGTGTGCCATAGTATCCACTGGAGCAGACGCATGTGCCATTGTCATACTTTTGCCCAAAGGGACAGGTGGTTGGACATGATGAGCCGAATTTATCTTCACTGCTGATTGAATCACAGTAACTGACTATTGATCCCGTTGATTGATTATTGAGAGATATACACATTTCATATGCGTCCAAAACAACGTTATATCCCGAAGTTAAATCCAAAGTTGCTGATATTGCTTGTCTGCATTTAAGATAATAGAATTCCAATGATGCGTTGTTAACTCCTGTGCAGGGAGATTGCTGGAATATCCCTTGTTGACATTGGGTATTTGCAAAAGTTTCTAATGTTGAATTTTTGAAATAAGCAAACAGTTGGTGGGAAAGATCTGTCTCAACGTAGGACACATCTGATATGTGCCATTCTGGAGCTTTATAGGGGTATTTTGGAAGaacaattttgttgttgttaacaCTGTCTGTTGTAGATTCGCCTTCACCTTCATTAAACAGGAGAGCGTATATAAGACTGCCTTCAGCAAGAGCTGGGTTCATTTGGTGGAGCTGCGAAACTTGACTGCCATCAATCAAGTTGTTCCAGATCATAAAGTTTTCTATATCGCCTTTGAGGCCCTCACCAATATTGTACTGATTAACATTAGAAGGAATGCTCCAGTGCCCGATTGACAGTGTTCCTGATTCTGTAAATATGTTAGCTTTAAGAATCATTTCGCCAGATGAAGAGATTGCGCCAGCATCGTCAATAGTGTACATAACTGAACTGCCTGAGGTTGAGTTATATGTAAATACTATTTTGTTCCATAATTCTGGATCTATGTATACATTTGTTTCGTAAATTGTAGTGCTCTTGTTAGTGTACACATGGATTTGCAATGAATCATTAAAGATCACGATGCCAAAACTGTCTGAGCTTGTAAACCCAAAAATAATGCCACTTGTATTTGAAGTTTCTGGCCGCACAACCATTTCAAATGTTACTTCTGGGTACATTGGATCAAGTGAAAAGTCTTTATTAAGAATTGAGTCACTGAATTTCAATATATAACCTCCTTGTTTCTGAAGTTTGTAGTCCTCGTTCGGGTAGTGAATAAAGTTATCACAAGATGTGATGCTATGTCTCGTAATATCAAAACTTGTCTCGTTTGCGTAACTCTGGCTAAATGATGAAGGGGAGAGGGTATATGCACTCTCACTTTGTAAGGGTGACAAAATATTTGATGCTTGATTGCAAATTGCAAAGGAATTTCGGTAGGCCCTGTTAAAATGGTACAGCCGTGTACTTAATACGCTGCTTGCATTCCCACTGAGAAGTCCAGAGGTCATGGTAACATAGCCATAGCTTAATTCTGATTGAAAGTTCAGGTACTGACCAACACTTCTGATTGTAAATTTGCCAATATTTTTCACTTCGATCTTGATTTCAAATTGGTCTAATCTATATACCTTTAATCCCTTGAAGTATAGGGTGTTGTCTAAAGTGTTGCGAACATTATTTATATAGACCATGGGTTTTGAGTTGTAATTATTCTGTGATTGCACTGTTATTGTCATATGGCCACTAGCGCTGTCACCGATCCTTGCTGCAAGGAAGTTGGCACAGGAATAATTTGTGTAGCATGTTATAAACTTTCCTTCGAAAATTACATTATCTGAGATTGCTAGAAGTAGGATCTCTCCCTGCGTATTGATAGTGTAGGTGATACCATCCAGTGTATACACACTGCCCAGTTGCCCAACGAGACTGTAACCGTTGGTATTTGGTATCTGTCCATTGTCGGTGAGTTGGCAATTGTCACCATACCAACCAGAAGAACACACAGTGCAGTCTGAACTGCCCATGTGACTAATGGGACAATCACAAAGGCCATACGTTGTATCACATGTTCCAAATCCGTTACATGGATTCAATGATCCACCAGGACATACTGAGCTACAAGTTGTCCCCCAGTAGCCGGTGTCACACTTACATCCGCTTGTTGAAGATGTTACTTGGCCAAATTTACATTCAGGTTCGCAGCTCTCGCCAAGGTAAGGGTACAGATCAAAAACGTTTTCAAATTCTTTGCAAGTCTGGTTGGCTGGGAAAAAGGACAAACCCAGCGAATCTTGACACTGGGTGGCGAAACTTTCAATGGAGTCTGCAATATCATCTGAATCGCCATTGGCATCATAGCATTCCCAGAGGGAAGTTGTCTGAGTGGGAGACATAGCGCTAACTCCACATGTTCTGAAAACACCAAATATTCAATCGACATAATAATACAGATAACATTCAGGTGATTGAAAAAAAGCAGACTGTGAAGAAATAAAGATGACCTATCTTCATAATGAATACATTATGTTGCAGCGACTCAGTTTCAAAACATAATAACAACAGTTACAGTAGACAAGATACCAACAATAGTTGTGACAATATTTCTGATGGTGCAATTcacatattaaataacataagTTAAACAGtgtcaaaaaaaaattctaaaaataatatgaaaatgtatcgaaTAAAATAGGTGCTTATTTGATTTAACAGTGAGCAGAGTTGCACATAATGACGGTAGTATTACATTatcaattataaaatgtttacaaattatAGAAACATATTGTGATACTCAAAAAACTTACCGTGCCAGCGAACTTGATGAGGTGGATGTAAAGATGTTGTCACATATTGTGTTTACATTATAGGAAACCACAGCTCTTCTCGATATAGAATGGCTCCCTATGGACTGTCTACTATCATCTGATTCAATGTCGTCGCTGGTTGATCTTCGTTTACGAGCGCTTGCATCATTAACTTCAGTGCCTGTGTCAGCGATGGGCGCATCTGATGTACGTAGGTAACAGTTGCGTAGAGGCACATTGTTCTCAAGCTTTAGACCGGAGTCTTTACCATCATAGAAGGAGTTCACTTCTGTGGTTGTCAGATCATTTTGAAGATATCCTTTTgctaataacaatatatatatttgttataagtTGTTGTAAGTGCAACTAAACATACAAATAACCCAATAATaagttttattgatttcttgatACTCTCTTAATGTTTAACACTAAATTGTAAGTGGTATACTACATGTCAGAAGCTATTTTCTGCTTAAATATTAacgtatttatattaatttatgaaaGAATTGCTCAAAttgtataaatacaaaaacaaacattctgTGGTAAGTGTTGTAAAAACAGGAATTGAAGCAAACACCAACTGTTCCATTGTtcaattataatttaacaaaatatctgtataaattatattaaatcattTGAATCAAGATCATGTTTCAGTAACAGATGCCATCAAAGAAGCCCAAGTATAACATTAAAATATGGactgtgttctgtgaaaagggggtttaatgcacgtgcttaaagtgtcatctcagattaccctgtgcagtccacacaggctaatcagggacgacacttccacttttacaatatttttgtttcaagaaagtctctaaTGAGTAAAAATCCatgttaggcggaaagtgttgtccctaattagcctgtgcggactgcacaagcaaatctgggatgactctttacgcacattcattaaacccccttttcacagagcatggctcaaatatATTAATAGATTTGTCAAACAGTAAgaatattcaaatgttattttgttatatgtAACATAAAAGTTAACAAATTTTAACAATAATGATTTGTATCGTCATGGCAACTTACTGTCATATGGGTCTTCATCAAAGTCATAGTATTGGTACCCTGTGGTCTTAAGGTATGTCTTAATTGTGCTGGGGTGCTGTTTGTACAGGCCTTGTAACGTCTCCACAGTCACAGCACTGGAattcaatttgaaata from Dreissena polymorpha isolate Duluth1 chromosome 1, UMN_Dpol_1.0, whole genome shotgun sequence carries:
- the LOC127877091 gene encoding uncharacterized protein LOC127877091 — protein: MFNTKGKKIKKTYNKAVLLEMTDLRVLIRQNKLKRNGKRRLVVDKVFITYKDKTVTFELQKGTTLRGKKSKIPQSKILIGNNKPTIWKQKTIIDKTLGSLILKSLNAKTISLSVSQLGFTMKVKRGNIFFQVIVLLNNEKSQHFGLCKWVPSNMNEMMFSQYQTYTSSSPIAIKDPGTKCTLSADFSNEDYFDDSDITNKDSGYALCCNNANVVSNNFKLFNGKETTIMFYLKTCTGCHGVVFSYKVEENAPISLDYIDNALEISHGQQDTYKSNIKLDDNVWHFVALTWSKRLKEMNLFVFRESTGTVPKVYSMKQFKKEPFMTGGQLSLGKFQVSQAEKKWKKADSFVGCFDTLGFADAAVTVETLQGLYKQHPSTIKTYLKTTGYQYYDFDEDPYDTKGYLQNDLTTTEVNSFYDGKDSGLKLENNVPLRNCYLRTSDAPIADTGTEVNDASARKRRSTSDDIESDDSRQSIGSHSISRRAVVSYNVNTICDNIFTSTSSSSLARTCGVSAMSPTQTTSLWECYDANGDSDDIADSIESFATQCQDSLGLSFFPANQTCKEFENVFDLYPYLGESCEPECKFGQVTSSTSGCKCDTGYWGTTCSSVCPGGSLNPCNGFGTCDTTYGLCDCPISHMGSSDCTVCSSGWYGDNCQLTDNGQIPNTNGYSLVGQLGSVYTLDGITYTINTQGEILLLAISDNVIFEGKFITCYTNYSCANFLAARIGDSASGHMTITVQSQNNYNSKPMVYINNVRNTLDNTLYFKGLKVYRLDQFEIKIEVKNIGKFTIRSVGQYLNFQSELSYGYVTMTSGLLSGNASSVLSTRLYHFNRAYRNSFAICNQASNILSPLQSESAYTLSPSSFSQSYANETSFDITRHSITSCDNFIHYPNEDYKLQKQGGYILKFSDSILNKDFSLDPMYPEVTFEMVVRPETSNTSGIIFGFTSSDSFGIVIFNDSLQIHVYTNKSTTIYETNVYIDPELWNKIVFTYNSTSGSSVMYTIDDAGAISSSGEMILKANIFTESGTLSIGHWSIPSNVNQYNIGEGLKGDIENFMIWNNLIDGSQVSQLHQMNPALAEGSLIYALLFNEGEGESTTDSVNNNKIVLPKYPYKAPEWHISDVSYVETDLSHQLFAYFKNSTLETFANTQCQQGIFQQSPCTGVNNASLEFYYLKCRQAISATLDLTSGYNVVLDAYEMCISLNNQSTGSIVSYCDSISSEDKFGSSCPTTCPFGQKYDNGTCVCSSGYYGTLCDSACPGGSENPCNGHGDCLSNGTCKCYWNWAGDTSCGSCSNMVGPECTILSTTSLSKDSDKIAAVSSNGFFMTFGGQQISFIGYIGVFVLFKQTQLGVEIDVYQVNCEYGSCVAAVSLQTATNSVVIAPQGQGYAPQIYIDGQKYTMSNKSVTIGSNIRIDQSSLTEISVKATTLGSVTMTVLVQELFLQASVHAVQSVCNTAWGIFGNCSSSMSYASMTEDQINAHIVSNFRLDDSIILTALGVPSQNSPTTIGFALSFNQTSILTKPVTYPANKEFGNNDFSISLYWKPSSFGGFIISYGKDTSFTIHNSAPLKIQYGNKIVTTSTMPEQNEWNQLILTFNLTTNNIDVYHFSIESQITHGIVNLACPGIFQSGGTVMLGEYIPVLETSYRYNATPFVGLINEFSVWNTPIPHTLIYQAHMLNVKVSGFSSELSILATLTEGVGTVAFEDIYGNNLMMPKSPWTSPTWMTSDLELKNVRVVEKVRYTTNDIDPVVETLCTTFFEDTAVRSSCQHISNVIKWWYKNNCMITASISGNSSDTTMSMVDFASVCKVTGGDVSSLYDKIASLNVTLPGWLSQKCSDCAFGNSDGNGNCVCHYGYYGTKCDSVCPGGVISPCSGKGVCDTSGACQCTGRFSGASCSTCQEGWTGNDCTLLKQAGYDPLGNNSNILVAQVNLLGQVFMFDGTAIDVTDLGYFRLMMVQSLDIHLYARFAVCSSQTLLHSCLIGVVIEHQGKSYYISHEAYNSIGPSVEIMTEDSPLVLYNKLTLGNLQVNLMSQTTLQISITGSAIGIKISSISERLLVTISLTRVEWDALQSELDGIVTSCKTETSITSTLCSGVTRQTICTNQPVPANCQLPHTSETLSVYLQDSSYTNTNFMNIIEEIYISPLSKNCYEFSKGQGISVSEMSLPQTDFTLELHVKPKAKGGVLWTFDNGNDYVFLLNHDLTNQLVVHTKSKNYFTGLPLVINVWNQISVAWRNEAQIMEIYLHDNSGVATAYVIKLANIFGLPGTFTLGQAPAHLSSAVSAGDFTGLIDEVRVWDRTHNPNVIISNFRMRVDKETVNLMNNWNFNEGTGLTAYDRISNKNMMPVDVGTPPKWVKSDLDLSDNDALDVPQMTTTDKENAEALTAAKATCSNLISSFSLNSIYSSISTLSDVFEALCVQEIVSSNETTQAEVLLASMSELYTSIHNTTDSPIDSMCSDLTAISTYIGAQGANCTQCNFGTVNETGVCVCLENSWGSTCSNFCPSDNGGPACNSFGLCDQTSGQCQCHPRHYSTANTVENFWRKYLAKESIVTQAQYTCQTCSGEWTGKACEFAKVTSKSTTTVTGMVYGSYITNFLGILFIHVVPGTYVLFKTDTVDVQVLYIPCPGDNLCRKLTEMTVVTTTGSVHIQHNPDGGNLTVLLKEGSNLKESMLYPVEKTEFNIHIKWTVNPYIEIAVAGSSFVLYDSPLGLVINAHLPTSQGNTNNGLLGNSGQDWISNFRCPNEADTVTENSITLDYTGNCIRSKYQPTTSAIHDENGKEALSSGGYALYLTNNVQFEATGLTVEHGAKKLALSLWMKYESVSMKRSTSSFTLMLVDVGSSEMVFMLENDILMFEWDATYNTGLQLKPDTWYYLLWTWSSVTGEASVFVVTSTTVESADPIVGTMKQGEAVNVEELKITASTYNPVTIDCLRIWKAKKTVDAAYEDSKSYCGSTDATTDSPLMIAVLFDEGNGTEVELTTYGSDGKTVSGNMIISVTGTDLTQLWKPSSIPVDNRNSPRTLTTYSRTTNDDYNTAATICLEVVSNENLTEHCSSLPTGVIDHYLEACIREYNRIGETEAQTIMLRSLIFYCGTATETSQCNFKDYFYFCDDMPSESSGFPLWVIGVVIGIVLLIAIIIAIICFIKQKNKKKEEDEFIEVDQQYRLLNNRIRNTRFNPSRLGHSGQRETSFAGSESAWSDYGRDSRLSVDSHDSLASVGSRFFESPIMFMSDPPTSTQGSRASSPSSGFFGMFGKKAVAPTKSILVETPSDMPEHFKSKKDFSQADTKKPTYSTVSKLIGRARQEAVPESPHPTPGPVGQPVPLGTHVPRSSLFGKQVSSKESTSPTRDAASPTSRLGSFFGSDSRADVKGKTTPKPGFSPMPSTNASAPTSIFGVFGGNNSRETPKPVFGKRETSPEAPRTSLETSTRTQPTHNPIFESRETSPMSRMSVESGTRSGLDKMPSPFKQTVAIPRLPPPMNLNSRKKRDEQ